The following are from one region of the Gryllotalpicola protaetiae genome:
- a CDS encoding N-acyl-D-amino-acid deacylase family protein produces the protein MPAFDLILSGGRVVDGSGAEPLRADVGIGADRITAVGDLAGADAAERLDVTGLLVFPGFIDVHAHVDAVLPEPRVQQALLRQGVTSVIIGQDGISFAPTGTRGLRHAERYFAAVNGRVGGEGYGVAERLRSLAGGSAVNVGQLVPAGTVRADVIGLDDRPATPAELARMVGVVEQALAEGALGLSTGLDYVPGGFAGIDELVALADPVGAAAGALVSHLRGYASERIADAIGELALIAERSGANGHISHLTARFALVEPLLDAAAERGTVLSFDSYPYLRGATILAMIALPPELQAGGPGATVARLGQASVRHELRMRWFPANPRLFTVRLAYIASHDFAWAEGMPLTEAARAHGADLADFVCELLVASDLAVGCVVDNGADRDECDVRALLRRPEQLASSDAIYLGSHPHPRGWGAFARLLGRHVRELGDWTWGEAAWHLAGHAAQRFGLADRGSVTQGTMADLAVVDPAVVADVADYGAPVRPAVGVPHVLVAGRFALRDGEVTAERPGRPLLRGFARIVKEGG, from the coding sequence GTGCCGGCCTTCGACCTGATCCTTTCCGGTGGCCGCGTCGTCGACGGCAGCGGTGCAGAGCCGCTGCGCGCCGATGTCGGCATCGGCGCCGACCGCATCACCGCGGTCGGCGACCTCGCGGGCGCCGATGCGGCGGAGCGACTCGACGTCACAGGCCTGCTCGTCTTCCCGGGCTTCATCGATGTGCACGCCCACGTCGACGCCGTGCTCCCCGAGCCGCGCGTGCAGCAGGCGCTGCTGCGCCAGGGCGTCACCTCGGTGATCATCGGGCAGGACGGCATCTCGTTCGCGCCGACCGGCACACGCGGGCTGCGTCACGCCGAGCGCTACTTCGCGGCCGTCAACGGACGCGTCGGCGGGGAAGGCTACGGAGTCGCCGAGCGGTTGCGGTCGCTCGCCGGCGGCAGCGCCGTCAACGTCGGGCAGCTCGTCCCGGCCGGAACCGTGCGCGCCGACGTGATCGGGCTGGATGACCGGCCCGCGACGCCCGCCGAGCTGGCGCGGATGGTCGGGGTGGTCGAGCAGGCGCTCGCCGAGGGCGCGCTCGGCCTGTCGACCGGGCTCGACTACGTGCCTGGCGGCTTCGCCGGCATCGACGAGCTGGTCGCGCTCGCGGACCCGGTGGGGGCGGCGGCCGGCGCGCTCGTCAGCCACCTGCGCGGCTACGCGAGCGAGCGAATAGCGGATGCCATCGGGGAGCTCGCTCTGATCGCAGAGCGCTCCGGTGCGAATGGCCATATCTCGCACCTCACCGCCCGGTTCGCGCTCGTCGAGCCGCTGCTCGACGCGGCAGCCGAGCGCGGCACGGTGCTCAGCTTCGACAGCTACCCGTACCTGCGCGGCGCGACGATCCTCGCGATGATCGCGCTGCCGCCCGAGCTGCAGGCGGGCGGACCCGGCGCGACGGTCGCGCGGCTCGGTCAGGCATCCGTTCGCCATGAACTGCGCATGCGCTGGTTCCCCGCCAATCCGCGGCTCTTTACCGTGCGACTCGCGTACATCGCGAGCCATGACTTCGCCTGGGCGGAGGGGATGCCGCTCACCGAGGCGGCCCGAGCGCACGGCGCCGACCTGGCCGACTTCGTCTGCGAGCTGCTCGTCGCGAGCGACCTCGCCGTCGGCTGCGTCGTCGACAACGGCGCCGACCGCGACGAGTGCGACGTGCGAGCCCTGCTGCGGCGTCCGGAGCAATTGGCGTCCTCTGACGCGATCTATCTCGGCTCTCACCCGCACCCACGTGGCTGGGGGGCCTTCGCACGCCTGCTCGGTCGCCACGTGCGCGAGCTCGGCGACTGGACGTGGGGCGAAGCGGCCTGGCACCTCGCCGGACACGCGGCCCAGCGATTCGGGTTGGCCGATCGCGGCAGCGTGACCCAGGGGACGATGGCCGACCTCGCCGTGGTCGACCCGGCGGTTGTGGCCGACGTCGCCGACTACGGTGCGCCGGTACGCCCGGCGGTCGGCGTGCCGCACGTGCTCGTCGCCGGCCGGTTCGCGCTGCGCGACGGAGAGGTCACCGCCGAGCGGCCGGGTCGGCCGCTGCTGCGCGGGTTCGCGCGCATCGTGAAGGAGGGCGGATGA
- a CDS encoding alanine racemase → MTPAADREALGAALAAWAEAPVDPVDKGFGGVPPGAIARELVGLPLADGAFTLPLLVVRESALEHNVAVMAAYLADRGALFAPHGKTTMSPEIVARQLEAGAWAITAADVRQAEVFYRAGARRVLIANEVADAAAVGRLATLLAADPALTVYCCIDSARGVALLDAGLRAAGLETPRLRVLVELGPVGGRAGVRTREQGIAVARAAAATGTLAVAGATCFEGVLGGGADDATLDSVRAFLAEVRGLGEAIAAQGLLAQASDDGVALVLSAGGSHYFDLVIDAFAACAVPGTATVVRSGSYVVHDHGVYLESSPAVRGAALPEFRPALEVHARVLSRPEPGLALLGAGRRDVSFDEGLPVVLRAERHGGDAVAVPGVRVTALNDQHAFLALPEGSGLQPGDRMVLGISHPCTTFDKWCLAALADDAGVVRGVIHTQF, encoded by the coding sequence ATGACACCTGCAGCCGATCGCGAGGCGCTCGGGGCCGCGCTCGCCGCGTGGGCCGAGGCGCCCGTCGACCCCGTCGACAAGGGCTTCGGGGGTGTGCCGCCAGGCGCGATCGCGCGCGAGCTCGTCGGCCTGCCGCTCGCGGACGGCGCGTTCACGCTGCCGTTGCTGGTCGTGCGCGAGAGCGCGCTCGAGCACAACGTCGCCGTGATGGCCGCGTATCTCGCGGATCGCGGCGCGCTGTTCGCCCCGCACGGCAAGACGACGATGAGCCCCGAGATCGTCGCGCGCCAGCTCGAGGCCGGCGCCTGGGCGATCACGGCGGCCGACGTGCGGCAGGCAGAGGTCTTCTACCGCGCCGGTGCGCGCCGTGTGCTGATCGCGAACGAGGTGGCGGATGCCGCCGCCGTCGGCCGCCTCGCGACGCTGCTCGCCGCTGACCCGGCGCTCACGGTCTACTGCTGTATCGACTCTGCCCGGGGCGTGGCGCTGCTCGACGCCGGGCTGCGCGCGGCGGGGCTCGAGACGCCGCGGCTGCGCGTGCTCGTCGAGCTCGGGCCGGTGGGCGGTCGGGCGGGCGTGCGCACCCGCGAGCAGGGCATCGCCGTGGCGCGCGCGGCGGCCGCGACGGGCACGCTCGCCGTCGCCGGCGCCACGTGCTTCGAGGGCGTGCTCGGCGGCGGGGCGGACGACGCGACCCTCGACTCCGTCCGTGCCTTCCTCGCCGAGGTGCGCGGACTGGGCGAGGCGATCGCGGCGCAGGGGCTGCTGGCGCAGGCATCCGACGACGGTGTCGCGCTCGTGCTGAGCGCGGGCGGCAGCCACTACTTCGATCTCGTGATCGACGCGTTCGCGGCGTGCGCCGTGCCGGGCACGGCGACCGTCGTGCGCAGCGGCAGCTACGTCGTGCACGACCATGGCGTCTACCTCGAGAGCAGCCCAGCCGTGCGCGGCGCGGCGCTGCCGGAGTTCCGGCCGGCTCTCGAGGTGCACGCTCGGGTGCTCTCGCGTCCGGAGCCCGGCCTGGCGTTGCTCGGGGCAGGTCGGCGCGACGTCTCGTTCGACGAGGGCCTTCCCGTCGTGCTGCGCGCCGAGCGCCATGGCGGCGATGCCGTCGCCGTGCCGGGCGTTCGCGTGACGGCGCTCAATGACCAGCATGCGTTCCTCGCGCTGCCGGAGGGCAGCGGGCTGCAGCCGGGCGACCGCATGGTGCTCGGCATCTCACACCCGTGCACGACCTTCGACAAGTGGTGCCTGGCCGCGCTGGCGGACGATGCCGGCGTCGTGCGCGGGGTCATCCACACTCAGTTCTGA
- a CDS encoding RidA family protein, with amino-acid sequence MKQAHISPDLPTPAGPYSQVVDTGTLVFTAGFGPQDPASGAVPDGVEAQTEAVLRNVERALAVVGLTLADVVKATVHLQHLDADFAGFNAAYQRVMPAPYPVRTTVGSDLASILVEIDVVAARP; translated from the coding sequence ATGAAGCAGGCCCACATCAGCCCCGATCTTCCGACCCCGGCCGGCCCGTACTCGCAGGTCGTCGACACCGGCACGCTTGTGTTCACAGCGGGATTCGGCCCGCAGGACCCGGCGTCCGGCGCGGTGCCCGACGGAGTCGAGGCGCAGACCGAGGCGGTGCTGCGCAACGTCGAACGCGCCCTGGCTGTGGTTGGGCTGACGCTCGCCGATGTCGTCAAGGCGACCGTGCACCTGCAGCATCTCGACGCCGATTTCGCCGGGTTCAATGCGGCGTACCAGCGTGTGATGCCGGCGCCGTACCCTGTGCGCACCACCGTCGGCAGCGACCTCGCGAGCATCCTGGTCGAGATCGACGTCGTCGCGGCCCGCCCCTGA